One Halobacterium wangiae genomic window, AGAACCCCTACGTGAAGGGCCTGGAGAACCCGACGGAGGCCTGGCAGAACATCCCCCGATGGCTCGTCAAGGAGGACTATTCGGACGACGACATCCGGAAGGTCCTCGGCGGCAACATCCTCCGCGCGCTCGACGAAGTCTGGTAGCGGCGTAGACGCTCGGTTCGACGACGGAGCGGTAATTCTACTCGGCGACTGTCTTTCCCGACGCCTAGACGGCTACCGACTGGTGTGACGCCTAGCTGTGCGAACAGGTAGCTGGAGCTGCCGGCGAACGAGCGTCGCGACTGTTGGAGAAGTCACAGCAGAACGGTCGAAAGCGGTACGTGTGGCGGTGCGGGACCGCCGGTGGCGACTCGATTACTCGTCGAGCCAGACGCGCTCGAAGAACCAGAGCGTGTCGTACGGGTAGTTGAAGTTCTTCACGGACGGCTGGAACGCGGAGGTGATGTTCTGCCAGTACGGGTAGTACTTGCCCGCCTCCTCGTTGTTGATCTCGTAGATGCGCTTGTACTTCTGGTAGCGCTCGTCCTCGTCGGTCGTCTGGCGGGCCTCCTCGAGGAGCGTCTGGATCTCGTCGTTGACGTAGTTCCCGTAGTTGAAGAACGCGCCGTCGGTGAGGTTGACGGTGAGCACCTGGTCGGGGTCGTACATCCCGTCGAAGGCGCCCGCCGAGAAGCCGAACTCGAAGTTGGTGGTGCGCTGGAACTGCGTGCTCTTGTCGACCAGCTGGAGGTCGTGCTCGAGGCCGATGGTGTCGGCGAGCTGTGCCTGCAGCACCTCGTAGGCCTTGATGTCGCGTTCGAGGCCCTGGTTGGCGTAGTTCGTGAACGAGATCTGCGAGGCGTCGACGCCCGCCTCGTCGAGCAGTTCGTTCGCGCGCTCGACGTTCTGTCCCTCGAAGGGGTCGTCGAGCTCCTCGATGTTCCAGCCCGTGCTGGGCGCCAGCGGCTGGTTGTTCGTGTTCTCCGCGGTGCCACGGAAGACGACGTTGCGGTAGACGTCCCAGTCGATGGCGTGCAGGACGGCCTTCCGCACTCTCGGGTCGTCGAAGGGGGGTTCCTGGGTGTTGAACTGGAAGATGCCCATGAACCCACCGGGGCCGGTCCGACTCGTCTGCAGCGAGTCGTCGTTGCGGATGCTCTCGTCGTCCTTCGCGGGGACGACGTCGATCCAGTGGAGTTCACCCTGACGGAGGCTCTGGAGCTTCGTGCCGTCGTCCGGGTAGATGTTCAGACGGAGTTCGTCGACGTACGGGAGCTGGTTGTCCTCGCTGTCGGTCTTCCAGTAGTCGTCGAAGGCCTCCAGGTAGACGTGGTCGCCCTGCACCCACTCGGCGAGCTGGAACGGCCCGGACCCGACGGGGTTCTGGGACATGTCGCCCTCCTCGTCAGCCTTCTTGTTGACGATGCCGACGACGAAGCCCACGTTGGACTCGAGGGACGCGAACGGCTTGTCACCGGTGTCGAAGACGGCGGTGTGCTCGTCGCGGGCCTCGACGCTGACCTGCTGGGAGAACAGCAGGTTGGCGGTGTGCTGCGGGTTCGCCTGCATCGTCTCGAAGGTGTGCTGGACGTCGGAGGCGGTCACGGGTTCGCCGTTGTGGAAGACGGCGTCCTCCGCGAGGTCGAAGACGAGCGTCGTCTCGTCCTCCCACTCCCACGCGGTCGCGAGGTCGCCGACCAGCTTGAGCTGGTCGTCCTCGAGTTCGTACCGGAGGAGCTTCGAGTAGATGTTGTACATCACCTGCATCGACTGCAGGCTGGTGACCGAGCGGCCGTCGAGCGTGAGCACGCCCACGTTCATGCCCGCGTTGATCGTGCCACCGGTCTGGATCTCGGCTTCTTCGGTCATCGTCGGGTCGTCGCTGGAGTCGTCGGTCGTCGTCCCGTCCGAGTCGGAGTCGCCGCCCCCGAGACAGCCCGCAATACCCAGCAGCCCCGCTGCCGGGCCGAGTGTCTTCAGTAGGTCCCGGCGACTCGTAGACGAAACTCCATCTACGAGTACTTTCTCAGTACGCTTTGCCATGCCTCCCCATACGATGTTGTGGATATAGGCCTGTTGGTAGAAGCAGTGTTTGTGCAGATATCGGGGAGCTGAAGGCCCAGAAGACGTGTTTTTATTCCTCCAGTTGTGGAGGTTCACGGGCCAGAAACGGGGGTGATTTCGCGGAACTGCTAAGTACTGTGGCAGGCCACCGGGAGTCGTGACTACTCCCGACGACTACCACTCCTACGACTACCTCGACGCGGGTGAGGACTACCGCTCGTTCGAGTTGGCCGAGATGCACGCCGGCTTCGAACCGTACGAGGTACCACTCACCGCGGAGCAGGCGGAACGCCTCGAGGCCGTTCTCGCCGAGGACACCGTCGTCTCGCTGCACGAACACCCGTTCCAGTTCCCCGCGGACATCGAGGGCGATACCTGGGACTACATCCGCGAGGGCCGCGTCCACACGCCGTACGACTTCCTCGCCGAGTCCCCGCTGGACGCGGTGTTCGACTTCCACCTCGACGGCCTCTCGGGCATCCACTCCAAACACGGCTGGAAGTGGGACGACATCGTCCACGACGTGGCGATGCGCGCCGCCGACCAGGCCCACTCCGACTACGCCGTCCGCGCCGGGAGTGTGGCTGACATCGACCGCGCACGCGACGAGGGCAAGTTGGCCTTCGTCCCCGCGCTCGAATCCTCCGCCATGGTGGAGAACGAACTCGACCGCATCGACCTCCTCTACGGCATGGGCATCCGCCTGATGGGTGTCACCTACAACGCCTCCAACAGCATCGGGACGGGGAAACGGGATATCTACGAGCGCGACGGCGGGCTGACCTCCTTCGGCGTCGACGCCGTCCACCGCATGAACGACGTCGGGATAGCGGTCAGTACGAGTCACGCGAGCGAGCAGACGACCCTCGACGTCTGCGAGGTCAGCGAGAAGCCCGTCTTCGACACCCACGCGCTCGCCGCGGGTGTCGGCGACCGGGGGACGTCCGACGACTGCTTCGAGGCCATCGCGGACACCGGCGGCGTCGTCGGGGTCGTCGCGTCGAGTGTCCTCCCGGACATCGAGACGTACATGGAGCACTTCGAGTACATGGTCGACCTCGTCGGCGTCGACCACGTCGCCTTCGGCCCCGACGTCCTCTACGGCGACCACCGCGCGCTCCTGGGGCTGCTCGCCGAGCAACACGACATCGACCCACCGGGGGAGATCGACGGGCGTCTCCACGTGAAGGGCTTGGAGAACCCGACGGAGGCCTGGCAGAACATCCCCCGTTGGCTCGTCAAGGAGGGGTACACCGACGAGGAGATCGAGAAGGTCCTCGGCGGCAACATCCTCCGCGCGCTCGACGACGCCTGGTAGGCTACGGACGGACGCGCAGTCCCCGCCTCAGCCAGCCGGCGTGGCTGGCGGACGACCGGCGACTTCTTCCACTCGTCGTACTGACAGACGAATTCCGTTATTCTGCCGAGAGCGGCGCTCAAACGCCTGCAGAACACCGATATATTCTCAGGTATCGCAATGGCTTTACGCGGCTACGCTATTCCTCAACGCATGGCGTGGTACGAATACACAATAAAACGCTTGCTGCTGTTCGTGCCGATCCTCTTCGGCGTCTCGGTGCTCGTCTTTCTCATCGTGCATCTCGTGCCGGGAAGTCCAGCAGTAGCGATGCTCGGGGTGCAGGCCACTGCCGAGCGCGTCGCGCAGATCGAAGCGGAACTCGGACTACACAGGCCGTTGCTCGTACAGTACGGGGACTGGCTGGCTGGCGTGCTCACCGGCGACCTGGGCAAGTCCTACTCCTACGACACGGCCGTCAGTTCGTTGCTCCTGAGTCGGTTCTTCGTCACACTCGAGATCATCCTCCTCACGCTGCTCGCCTCGGTGCTCGTCGCCGTGCCGCTGGGCATCGTCGCGGCGCTAAACAAGAACTCCCTGACCGACTACTTCTCGATCGGGATCGGCGTCACGGGGGTGAGCATCCCGACGTTCTTCTCCGCGGTCGTCCTCATCTGGATCTTCGCGGTGACCTTCGACTTCTTCCCGACGAGCGGCTACGTCAAACCCAGCGACGACATCGTCGCCAACCTCAGGCACATGGCACTGCCGGTGATGACGATGACCCTGGTGGCCGTCGCGGTCATCATGCGGATGATGCGGTCGTCGATGCTGGAGACCATCGGCGAGGACTTCATCCGGTTCCACAAGGCCAAGGGCCTCGACCGGAAGTCCATCCTGTTCAAGCACGCACTGAAGAACAGCTTCATCCCGGTCATCACGGTTATCGGCCTCCAGTTCGGCTACATGATCTCCGGGGCGGTCGTCGTCGAACAGATCTTCGCGATCCCCGGACTCGGACGCACCGTCCTCCAGGCCGTCATCCAGCGGGACTACCCGCTCGTCCAGGGCTCGGTGCTGATGCTCGCGCTGTGGTTCTCGTCGGTGAACCTCGCGACTGACCTCATCATCACGCGCCTCGACCCGCGCATCATGGAGGGTGGCGAATGAGCACCGAGACGGCCGACGAGTCGGCCGAGGAGCGCTCCCACCCACTCCGGAGTTTCGCCGGACGATTCGGCGAGAACCGGCTGGCGCTGTTCGGCTTCCTGCTCGTCGCCCTCGTCGGCGTCGTCGCCGTGTTCGCACCGGAGATCGCTCCGTACTCGCCGACGGCCCAGGACTACAGCGCGCTCCAGGAGTCGCCGTCGCTGTCCCACCCGTTCGGGACCGACGACCTGGGACGCGACGTCTTCTCGCGGGTGCTGTTCGGCTACCAGACCGTGCTCACCATCACCGTCACCGGCGTGCTGATGTCGTTCTTCATCGGGACGTCGTTCGGCCTGCTGGCGGGCTACTCGGGCAAGTGGACGGACAGCATCGTGATGCGTGGCGTCGACGTGCTGATGTCGTTCCCGTCGCTGATCCTGGCGCTCGCGCTCATCGCGGCCATCGGGCCGTCGAAGTGGGGCGTGGCGCTGGTGCTCGGCATCGCGTACACGCCCATATTCGCCCGTGTCGCGCGCAGCGAGGCGGTCTCCGTGAGCCAGGAGCAGTTCATCAAGAGTCTCGACGTGCGCGGCGCGAGCAAGGCCCGCATCATCTTCGGCCACGTGCTCCCGAACAGCCTCGGACCGCTCATCGTCACCGTCACCATCCAGTTCGCGTTCGGCATCCTCACCACGTCGACGCTGTCGTACCTCGGCGTCGGGGTGCAGCCACCGGACCCGTCGCTGGGCCTGATGCTGGCCCGCGGGAAGGACTACCTCGACGTCGCGTGGTGGATGAGCATCTTCCCGGGTATCGCCATCATGCTCCCCGTCATCGGGTTCAACCTCATCGGGGACGGCCTCCGCGACAGCTTCGACCCCAAGCAAGGGGGTCGCTAACACAATGACTCGACTCTCCACGAACGGACTCAGCGTCACGTATCGCACGAAGCAAGGGGACGTCGGCGCGGTCGACCGCGTCTCCTTCGACATCAACAGCGACGAGATCTTCGGCATCGTCGGCGAGAGCGGCTGCGGGAAGAGCACGCTCGCGAACACCTTCCTGCGACTGCTCGACGACAACGGCGAGATCACCGGCGGCTCCATCGAGTACAAGGGCCGAGACCTCACCACGCTCACCGAGCGGGAGCTCGCCGACGAGGTCCGCGGGAGCGAGATCAGCATGGTGTTCCAGGACCCGAACACCAGCCTCGACCCCGTCTACACCATCGGCCAGCAGCTCGTCGAGACCATCCGCCGCCACCTCGGCGTGACGAAACGCGAGGCCAGGGAGCGCGCCATCCAGACGCTGGACGACGTCGGCATCCCCTCCCCGGAGGACCGCCTCGACGACTACCCACACCAGTTCTCCGGCGGGATGAAACAGCGCGCCGTCATCGCCATCGCGCTCTCCTGCGACCCGGACCTGCTCATCGCCGACGAGCCGACGACCGGGCTCGACGTCTCCATCCAGGCCCAAATCCTGGAGCTCCTCGAGCGCATCAACGAGGAGAAGGACACCGCCATCATGCTCATCACGCACGACCTCGGCGTGGTCGCCGACGTCTGCGACCGCGTCGGCGTGATGTACGCGGGGAACATGGTCGAGATCGGCGGCGTCGAGGCCATCTTCGACGACCCGAAGCACCCGTACACGCGGGCGCTGCTGCGGTCGCTGCCGGAGGCACACAGCATGCAGGACGAGCTGACGGTCATCGAGGGGGCGCCGCCGGACCTCCGGAACCCGCCCGAGGGCTGCCGGTACGCCGCTCGCTGTGACGAGCTCTGCTGTGACGCCTGCGAGACGGGCGACATCCCACCGCTGTACCGCGACGGCACCGACGTCCGGTGTTACCTCTACGACGAGGCCGAGAATCCGGAGTACGACGGCCAGACACGGGTCGTCGCGGAGCCAGAGGTGGAGCAATGAGCGACGCACCGCTGCTGGAGGTCGACGGGCTGGAGAAGGAGTTCGTAGTCAACGGCGGCATCGTCTCCCGGATGCTCGGCACGACGCGGCGGCTGCGGGCCATCCGCGACGTCTCCTTCGACATCGAGGCGGGCGAGACGGTCGGGCTGGTCGGGGAGAGCGGCGCCGGCAAGTCGACGGTCGGGAACGTCATCACGCGCCAGCTGACGCCCACCGAGGGCGAAGTCAGGTTCCGGGGCGAGGACGTCCACTCGCTGCACGGCGACGACCTCGCGGAGTTCCGGCAGTCCGTCCAGATGGTGTTCCAGGACCCCCACTCCAGTCTCGACCCGCGGTACTCCATCGGGCGGACGCTCGCGGAGCCACTGAAGATACACACGGACCTGAACAAGACAGAGCGCCGCGAGCGCGTCGAGGAACTGCTGGAGACGGTGAACCTCGACCCGAACTTCCGCAACCGCTACCCGCACGAGCTGTCGGGTGGCCAGCTCCAGCGCGTCTCCATCGCCGGCGCGCTCACCGTCGACCCCGAGTTCGTCATCCTCGACGAGCCGGTGTCCGCCCTCGACGTCAGCGTACAGGCGCGCATCCTCAACCTCCTGATGCGCCTCCAGGAGGAACACGGGCTCTCGTACCTGCTCATCAGCCACGACCTCGGCGTCGTGAAACACATCTGCGACCGCACTGCGGTGATGTACCTCGGGGAGATCGTCGAACACGGCCGCACGCGGAGCCTCTTCGAGAACCCCACGCACCCGTACACGGAGGGACTGCTCGCGTCCATCCCCAAGCCGGACCCACACGCGAAGAAGAGCGGCCAGCGACTCGGCGGCGAGATCCCGTCCGCGGAGAACCCGCCCTCGGGCTGTTCGTTCCACCCGCGGTGCGCGTACGCGACCGAACAGTGCGCCGAGGTGAACCCGCCACTGGAGGCGGTAGCCGACGGCCGGGACACGGCCTGTCACCACTGGCGGCAGGTCAGCGACGACCACAGCGAGGCCGCGGCCAGCGACCAGGCGGACGTCGGCGCGAGCGACTGACGCCAGGGTTCAGGGTTCGCCGCGACCACCAACCCCTTACCCCGTCACACCCTCCTCGCAGTCGAGATGTACGCCGACGTGAACGGGACCGAACTGTACTACGAGCGCCTCGGTGACGAGGCGAACCCGTCGATTCTGACGCTCCACGGCGGGCCGGGTGTCGGCGACCACCGGAAGGCCAAGGAGGCGTTCGAACCGCTCACCGACGACTACGAGGTCGTCGTCTACGACCACCGCGGCTGCGGGCAGTCCGGCGAGGACCCGCCGTACACGAACGCGCAGTTCGCGAAGGACGCCAACGCGCTCCGCGAGCACCTCGGCCTCGGGACGGTCGTCCTCATCGGCGGCTCCTACGGCGGGTTCGTCACCCAGGAGTACCTGACGCGGTTCCCCGAGACGGTCGCGGGGTTCGTCCTCCGTGACACTGCGCCGACCGGCGAGTACGACGAGCAGTCCCGTGAGAACGCCCGCGCCGGCCTCCCGGAGGTGTGGGAGCGGGGCCTCGACGTCCCGGAGATCACGTTCGAGGAGTTCGACCGCGTGATGGACGGTCGCGCGCGGGACAACGAGGAGTTCCGGCGCGTGTTCCACGGCATCCTCCCGCTGTACGTCCCTGACCTCGACGAGTTCGACGCGGACGCCGCGCGCGAGCAGATCGAGGGCATCCACTACCACTACGAGACGCACAACGCGATGTTCTCCGAGGAGCTCCCGAACATGGACTACCGCGAGCAGCTACGGGCGGTGGACGTCCCTGGCCTCGTCACCGTGGGCCGCCACGACTGGATCACGCCCGTCGAGGCCAGCGAGGAGATACACAGCCTGCTCCCCGACTCCCGGCTGGAGATCTTCGAGGACAGCGGCCACTCGCCGAACCTCGACCAGCAGGACGAGTACATCGAGCGCGTCCGCGAGTTCCTCGACGAGATCGGCTACTGAACGACGACCCGCGGGAGGCCGCCGGCCGTCGGCTCCCGGCAAGAGCCGCAGTCCTCCACAGCTTCTTGGCGACAGCAGTCGACGCTACAGTATGAGCCAGCAACCGTCCCCGGAGGACGTCCAGCGGTACGCAGCGCGGGCGGGTATCCCGGTCGACGAGGAGACGGCCACGGCGTTCGCCGAGCAGTTCGCCCAGCAGGACCTGCTCCTGGAGGGCCTCGAAGCGCTCGCGCCACCCGAACCGCCGGAACGCGACCACTGGGAGCCCACCGAGGCGGACGACCCGCTCGCCGCGTTCCTCACGCGCTGCGACGTCAGCGAGAGCTCCGGACCGCTCGACGGGATGACCGTCGGCGTGAAGGACAACCTCGCGGTCGCGGGCGTCCCGATGACGTGTGGGTCGCCGGTGCTGGAGTCCTACGTCCCGGAGTTCGACGCGACGGTCGTCGAGCGCCTGCTGGACGCCGGCGCGCGCATCGTCGGGAAGACGAACATGGACGAACTGGCGTTCGGCGGCGAGGAGGCCACGATGCGACTCCGGCTCGCGGGCAACCCACACGACCCCGACCGCCACCCGGGGAGTTCCTCGGCGGGCAGCGGTATCGTCGCCGCGACCGGCGAGGTCGACCTAGCTGTCGGGAGCGACACCGGCGGCTCCATCCGGTTCCCGGCGGCCTGGAGCGGGGCGCCGGGCATCAAGCCGACGCGTGGCCTGGTCTCCCACCACGGGTTCGTACAGTACGCGAAGACCCTGGACAACGTCGGCCTGCTCGCGCCGACGGTGGAGAACCTCGCGCGCGGCCTGGACGTCATCGCCGGGCGGGACGACCGCGACGAGCGTACGCGCGGGGCGGAGGTCGACGACTACGCGGCCGCCGTCGAGGCCGCCGCAGGAGGGACACTGGACGGGTTGACGATCGGTCTCCCCGAGGAACTGTTCGGGAACGCGCCCGACCTCGACGAGGTGACGAGGGACGCACTCGACCGTCTGGAGGCTGACGGCGCGGAACTCGTCGAAGTCTCGATCCCCGACTACGACCTCTGGCTGCCCGCCTGGCTCGCACTCGGGATGACGGAGGTCGGCAACTACTTCCGCGCGAACGCGACGAACCACTGGCTGTTCTCGGAGCCGTGGCCGAGCCTGAACGAGGCTCTGCAGGCGGGCTTCGAGGAGTCCGGCGACGAACTCGGCGCCACGTTCGTCGGCGCCCGCCTCTACGCCGAACACCTCTCGAAGGCCACAGGCGACCGGTACTACTCGCTCGCCCACGCCGCCCGCCAGCGACTCACGGCGGGCGTGGACGACGCGCTCGCCGACGTGGACGTGCTGGCGTCCACGACCGTCCCGATGCTCGCGCCGAAGTGGGGCGAGGGCGTCGGCGACGTCTTCGGCGCGCTGGCCAACACCGCGCCGTTCAACGTCTCGGGCCACCCCGCAGTGAGCGTCCCCTGTGGCACCGTCGACGACCTCCCGGTCGGCCTCCAGTTCGTCGGGGAGCACTTCGACGAGGCGACCATCCTCGCGACGGCGACCCACTGGAGCGACCGCTACGACTGGGCCCAGCCCAGCGCCGAGTGAGGTCGAACGCGGCAGTACGGACACCGCTCGCCGAGTGGGAGACGCCTGCTACTCGCCGTTGTAGGTGACCGTCCGTCCCCAGCTGCTCTTCTTCCCCCAGAGCCCCGAGCGCATGCACTCGAGTTCGACGATCTGTGAGTTGTCGACGAAGAGGTTGACGTTCGGCCCGAAGTTCTTCACGTACCACTCGAACACCGGCGGGTCGGCGGCCTCGAACACGCAGTTCTCGATGCCCACCTCGTTGGCGATCTCGAAGGCGACGTCGGTGCGCCACTCGCGGACGCGTTCGGTGATCCCCTCGGACTCGACCATGATCTTGTACGCGCCGGCGTCGAGGTGGCGCTCGGCTTCCGCGACGGCGCTGGCGGGGTCGATGGCCTCCTCGCTCTCCAGTTCCTCGACGCTGGAGGCGCCGCCGGCACCGAACTGGATGTTGATCTCGGGTTTCGCTTTCAACCCCTTCTCGGCGACGAGTTCGGTCAGCGCGACCATGTCGTCGACGTCGATGGCGAGGAACCCGCTGGAGATTTCGACGATGTCGAAGCCGAGTTCGCCGGCCTCCTCGACGTACGCCTCGACCTGGTCGTGGTCGCGGACGAGCACGTTCTCGATGAAGCCGCCGGTCGACACCTCGACGTCGAACTCGTGGCAGGTGTCGATCAGTTCGCGGACGGCGTCCTCGGGCATCAGCGCGAACGACCCGCCCGAGAACTTGTAGATGTCGACGTACCGGCCCATCGTCTCGAGGATGTCCCGGAGTTCCCGCGGCCCCATCGGGTCGTAGTAGGGGCCGCGGATCTCCGTGATACCGCGGTCGCGTGGTTTCTCCGGCCGGTCGTTGTGGTGCAGGAAGTCGAACGCTCGGTCTGAGTCGGCCATGGTCCGTGTTGACGTACGTCGCTCAGTTCCTTAGTCGTAGCCCGGTCACTCCAGCAGCGCGACGAGGTCCGCGACGTCGTAGTCCTCGAGGTTCCGGACCGTCTCGACGACGTCGGTCTGGCGCGCCTCGTCGTAGCGGGCGCCGGTCATGGTCCGGAACTTGCCCTCGACCTGCGCCCAGGACATCGGCTCCGTGGGGTGGCCGCCGAACGCGTCCTTCTCGACGCGGTGGACCGTCCCGTCGGTCAGTTCTACCTCGACGTGGGCGGGCATCTCGCCGTCCTCGAAGCGCGCCGTGAGTTCGGGGTCCTCCTCGACCGTCACCTTCCGCAAGAGGGACTGCACGGCCTCGCGGCGTATCTGCTGGGACTCGTACGCCGTGTTCGTCATCTCGCGGTCGACGAGCGCTGCCGCGAGCATGTACGGCAGCGAGTGGTCGGCCTGCGCCTTCGTCTCGACCTCGTAGCGCGACCCCTCGCCGCCCCCGATGATGAGTTTCG contains:
- a CDS encoding ABC transporter permease, with product MSTETADESAEERSHPLRSFAGRFGENRLALFGFLLVALVGVVAVFAPEIAPYSPTAQDYSALQESPSLSHPFGTDDLGRDVFSRVLFGYQTVLTITVTGVLMSFFIGTSFGLLAGYSGKWTDSIVMRGVDVLMSFPSLILALALIAAIGPSKWGVALVLGIAYTPIFARVARSEAVSVSQEQFIKSLDVRGASKARIIFGHVLPNSLGPLIVTVTIQFAFGILTTSTLSYLGVGVQPPDPSLGLMLARGKDYLDVAWWMSIFPGIAIMLPVIGFNLIGDGLRDSFDPKQGGR
- a CDS encoding ABC transporter ATP-binding protein — encoded protein: MTRLSTNGLSVTYRTKQGDVGAVDRVSFDINSDEIFGIVGESGCGKSTLANTFLRLLDDNGEITGGSIEYKGRDLTTLTERELADEVRGSEISMVFQDPNTSLDPVYTIGQQLVETIRRHLGVTKREARERAIQTLDDVGIPSPEDRLDDYPHQFSGGMKQRAVIAIALSCDPDLLIADEPTTGLDVSIQAQILELLERINEEKDTAIMLITHDLGVVADVCDRVGVMYAGNMVEIGGVEAIFDDPKHPYTRALLRSLPEAHSMQDELTVIEGAPPDLRNPPEGCRYAARCDELCCDACETGDIPPLYRDGTDVRCYLYDEAENPEYDGQTRVVAEPEVEQ
- a CDS encoding ABC transporter substrate-binding protein, which translates into the protein MAKRTEKVLVDGVSSTSRRDLLKTLGPAAGLLGIAGCLGGGDSDSDGTTTDDSSDDPTMTEEAEIQTGGTINAGMNVGVLTLDGRSVTSLQSMQVMYNIYSKLLRYELEDDQLKLVGDLATAWEWEDETTLVFDLAEDAVFHNGEPVTASDVQHTFETMQANPQHTANLLFSQQVSVEARDEHTAVFDTGDKPFASLESNVGFVVGIVNKKADEEGDMSQNPVGSGPFQLAEWVQGDHVYLEAFDDYWKTDSEDNQLPYVDELRLNIYPDDGTKLQSLRQGELHWIDVVPAKDDESIRNDDSLQTSRTGPGGFMGIFQFNTQEPPFDDPRVRKAVLHAIDWDVYRNVVFRGTAENTNNQPLAPSTGWNIEELDDPFEGQNVERANELLDEAGVDASQISFTNYANQGLERDIKAYEVLQAQLADTIGLEHDLQLVDKSTQFQRTTNFEFGFSAGAFDGMYDPDQVLTVNLTDGAFFNYGNYVNDEIQTLLEEARQTTDEDERYQKYKRIYEINNEEAGKYYPYWQNITSAFQPSVKNFNYPYDTLWFFERVWLDE
- a CDS encoding phosphosulfolactate synthase encodes the protein MADSDRAFDFLHHNDRPEKPRDRGITEIRGPYYDPMGPRELRDILETMGRYVDIYKFSGGSFALMPEDAVRELIDTCHEFDVEVSTGGFIENVLVRDHDQVEAYVEEAGELGFDIVEISSGFLAIDVDDMVALTELVAEKGLKAKPEINIQFGAGGASSVEELESEEAIDPASAVAEAERHLDAGAYKIMVESEGITERVREWRTDVAFEIANEVGIENCVFEAADPPVFEWYVKNFGPNVNLFVDNSQIVELECMRSGLWGKKSSWGRTVTYNGE
- a CDS encoding ABC transporter ATP-binding protein, which produces MSDAPLLEVDGLEKEFVVNGGIVSRMLGTTRRLRAIRDVSFDIEAGETVGLVGESGAGKSTVGNVITRQLTPTEGEVRFRGEDVHSLHGDDLAEFRQSVQMVFQDPHSSLDPRYSIGRTLAEPLKIHTDLNKTERRERVEELLETVNLDPNFRNRYPHELSGGQLQRVSIAGALTVDPEFVILDEPVSALDVSVQARILNLLMRLQEEHGLSYLLISHDLGVVKHICDRTAVMYLGEIVEHGRTRSLFENPTHPYTEGLLASIPKPDPHAKKSGQRLGGEIPSAENPPSGCSFHPRCAYATEQCAEVNPPLEAVADGRDTACHHWRQVSDDHSEAAASDQADVGASD
- a CDS encoding ABC transporter permease, which translates into the protein MAWYEYTIKRLLLFVPILFGVSVLVFLIVHLVPGSPAVAMLGVQATAERVAQIEAELGLHRPLLVQYGDWLAGVLTGDLGKSYSYDTAVSSLLLSRFFVTLEIILLTLLASVLVAVPLGIVAALNKNSLTDYFSIGIGVTGVSIPTFFSAVVLIWIFAVTFDFFPTSGYVKPSDDIVANLRHMALPVMTMTLVAVAVIMRMMRSSMLETIGEDFIRFHKAKGLDRKSILFKHALKNSFIPVITVIGLQFGYMISGAVVVEQIFAIPGLGRTVLQAVIQRDYPLVQGSVLMLALWFSSVNLATDLIITRLDPRIMEGGE
- a CDS encoding alpha/beta fold hydrolase — encoded protein: MYADVNGTELYYERLGDEANPSILTLHGGPGVGDHRKAKEAFEPLTDDYEVVVYDHRGCGQSGEDPPYTNAQFAKDANALREHLGLGTVVLIGGSYGGFVTQEYLTRFPETVAGFVLRDTAPTGEYDEQSRENARAGLPEVWERGLDVPEITFEEFDRVMDGRARDNEEFRRVFHGILPLYVPDLDEFDADAAREQIEGIHYHYETHNAMFSEELPNMDYREQLRAVDVPGLVTVGRHDWITPVEASEEIHSLLPDSRLEIFEDSGHSPNLDQQDEYIERVREFLDEIGY
- a CDS encoding dipeptidase, translated to MTTPDDYHSYDYLDAGEDYRSFELAEMHAGFEPYEVPLTAEQAERLEAVLAEDTVVSLHEHPFQFPADIEGDTWDYIREGRVHTPYDFLAESPLDAVFDFHLDGLSGIHSKHGWKWDDIVHDVAMRAADQAHSDYAVRAGSVADIDRARDEGKLAFVPALESSAMVENELDRIDLLYGMGIRLMGVTYNASNSIGTGKRDIYERDGGLTSFGVDAVHRMNDVGIAVSTSHASEQTTLDVCEVSEKPVFDTHALAAGVGDRGTSDDCFEAIADTGGVVGVVASSVLPDIETYMEHFEYMVDLVGVDHVAFGPDVLYGDHRALLGLLAEQHDIDPPGEIDGRLHVKGLENPTEAWQNIPRWLVKEGYTDEEIEKVLGGNILRALDDAW
- a CDS encoding amidase family protein, whose translation is MSQQPSPEDVQRYAARAGIPVDEETATAFAEQFAQQDLLLEGLEALAPPEPPERDHWEPTEADDPLAAFLTRCDVSESSGPLDGMTVGVKDNLAVAGVPMTCGSPVLESYVPEFDATVVERLLDAGARIVGKTNMDELAFGGEEATMRLRLAGNPHDPDRHPGSSSAGSGIVAATGEVDLAVGSDTGGSIRFPAAWSGAPGIKPTRGLVSHHGFVQYAKTLDNVGLLAPTVENLARGLDVIAGRDDRDERTRGAEVDDYAAAVEAAAGGTLDGLTIGLPEELFGNAPDLDEVTRDALDRLEADGAELVEVSIPDYDLWLPAWLALGMTEVGNYFRANATNHWLFSEPWPSLNEALQAGFEESGDELGATFVGARLYAEHLSKATGDRYYSLAHAARQRLTAGVDDALADVDVLASTTVPMLAPKWGEGVGDVFGALANTAPFNVSGHPAVSVPCGTVDDLPVGLQFVGEHFDEATILATATHWSDRYDWAQPSAE